One genomic window of Atribacteraceae bacterium includes the following:
- a CDS encoding nucleotidyltransferase family protein, with the protein MTKNTTQNVVRQIAAMRRELQERFTVTRIGVFGSYARGDESSQSDVDVLVELGEPTFDNYMDLKFMLEEVLQRPVDLVMADTVKPRLKPIIEQEVVYA; encoded by the coding sequence ATGACAAAAAATACGACTCAAAACGTTGTTCGGCAGATTGCCGCAATGCGCCGGGAGTTGCAGGAACGTTTTACCGTCACACGCATCGGCGTTTTTGGGTCCTATGCCAGAGGTGACGAAAGCTCCCAAAGCGATGTGGATGTCCTCGTGGAGTTGGGCGAACCGACTTTTGATAATTACATGGATCTTAAATTCATGTTGGAAGAGGTCCTCCAGAGGCCCGTGGACCTGGTTATGGCGGACACCGTAAAGCCTCGCTTAAAGCCGATTATAGAACAAGAGGTGGTTTATGCCTAG
- a CDS encoding HepT-like ribonuclease domain-containing protein, whose amino-acid sequence MPRDPRLYIDDILKAVAQIREYTASMNYEVFARDRKTQDAVVWNLEIVGEAAGPLAGVHKDRYSGY is encoded by the coding sequence ATGCCTAGAGACCCCCGTCTGTATATAGACGACATCTTGAAGGCGGTCGCCCAAATCCGGGAATACACCGCCTCAATGAATTACGAAGTGTTCGCGCGGGATCGGAAGACCCAGGATGCGGTGGTGTGGAATCTTGAGATCGTCGGTGAGGCGGCCGGTCCGCTTGCCGGAGTCCATAAAGACCGGTACAGCGGATATTGA